The Leishmania mexicana MHOM/GT/2001/U1103 complete genome, chromosome 25 genome contains the following window.
GCGATGCGGCTCATGCGCTGCTCCTGTACGCCCAGTGTGTGGTGCGCCTGCTGGAGTGGCTTTACACAATTCTCCTGCACGGTTGTAGCCAGCGCCGTCAGATCACGGCGTAGCTTGTCCGTTGCTGCAGCAAAGAGATCCTGTGCAGCACCGATCTGGGACTGCAACGCTTGATCGCCAGCTGTTGCACGGTGCTGTGTGGCAGCCACATCCTCGCGCATCTTAGCGCTGAGGTCTGTAACGCTCGCCCGCCAATTGAGGTCCACGGTCTCTAGCTGACTGTCGTGCTTGGCGAGCTCCTGCAAGATTGCCTGGTGCGCTGTTTCTTGTCGCTTGTCCTGCATCTGGCTGTGTTGCGCTacctgcgccacctcgcgcgcCAGCCCGTTCGTGGCAGCCTGGACCATCTCGCTCAAGCTGGACTCCAGCTCGCCAATGCGGCGCCTCAAGTCGCTGACGTCAGTCTGCTCGGCGTGGTGTAGCTGATTCATGTCGATACGCGTACGCTGGTCGAGGGACTCGAGTTCCTGGTTgatgcgctgcaccgcgccCTCCAGATCACCGCGCTGTTGAGCACCGGCGCTCTGCACATCACCAGAAAGGGACCCGTGCACGTCGCGCAATGCATCGCGCATGGCACTCTCTAGGTTTTCGCttcgctggcgctgcgcggcgaGCTCGGCGCTCAGctgttgctgcagcgccagtaAATTATCATGGTTGCGAGTTTCGATGGCCTGCGTCGCGCTCGCCAtgctctgcagctgcgcttgAATCGCGCGCATAGCTTCAGCAGACGCGGCCTCACCGACTTtggcgcgctggtgcgcccCATTGGCGTCCGCCTGCAGACGCTGCTCCATTCCACGGAACGCCGCATCGTTTGTGTCCTTGACTTCGCGCAACGCCACGCCCTGCCCCTGAACCTCAGCCTGCAGCGCACTGAGACGATCGCTGTGACTTTGCAAAAGTGTCTGCATGTGATTGACGGTgtccgcggtggcgccgccacgaTCGCTGAGgagcgcgtgcagctgctgctgcgcctgctcgcgGTTGCGCGActccgccgcggcgtacTGCTCCACatcgcgcagccgctgcagtaCCGCGCTGATCGTTTGTTCCTGCTGCCGAATAATGTCTTCCAAGgacagcagccgctgcgtcaGGGACTGGACACCCTCGCTACCCATTATTGGCGTtttgtatgtgtatgtgtgtgtgtgtggtcggGTGAAACGAGATGAGAACCCCCACCAGAggagcacacgcgcgcagaggggaggggggcaggtgACAGCGCTGCGCCAGGTACCAAGTAAAGGTGCACAGTCTATGGGTGTCTAAGAGGGTGACAGagaggagcgggagagagcgaaaTAGAAAGGGGGAGGCTGGAACGGCGTGCGATgtgcggcgccacagcggctGGAGTCGCGTGTCTATGTAGTGGGAGTAcctgtgggtgtgtgggtgggtgtttATgcgtggagagaggggaagtACGAGACGGAAGCCACGACATGCACACCGGTGTGCGCGggtgcccctcctccccctccttgtCTCGGCACTGCGTTGTCTATTGctgggagggaggagaggggcgtgcCGCACGCTGGGAAGCCCGCTCAGGGTAGAGCTGTGCAATGGGTAGGTCGctcggcgtgtgcgcgcgtgggccTGTGAACGTCTCTACGTGTGGGCGTGCGAATGGCTTCtaacgcgtgtgtgcacctgcGCGCATCCGTTGTCGTGGTCACAGTCCACCACCGGGTATGATGCGGGGGGGGATGGAGTTCAGGTGAAAGAAACGTGAAGAGGACAACAAgaaggcaagagagagatagTTGAGCGGCGCATGCTTCGCATCTGCGCGGCCACAATGGcccaccccacacacgcaccgagacTGGCGGTATATGTGATACAACTCATGACAGGGCGGTGAGACGGTGATTTGAGGGTGTGAGCGTCTGGAGCCCTTCGGAGGAGATGACGCCTTGAATGCAGACACGGTGTTAATATGCAACGCGAGTGCAGAATGGTGTAGCGAAGTCGTacgccccttcctccccgccccttctACCTCGTAATGCGCTGACGGGATGGCGTTTCGGTGTTCGTTTAACGACGATGTGCGTGCTTGGATGTCCAATGGTTATGCGCCCCTCCAAAGATACCGCGGCTCTTCCCTTTCGCTTTCGCCCTCCGCcttgtctgtctgtgcgtgACTCCGTGTACACGACGCAAGCGCACAGAAACATGCCTCGGTGTGCTTGTCCTACCATCCTACCAGCACGACagacagacgcgcgcacgcgcacacacacagcgagagagagaaaggggggcgAGGCGGGCCGAGGAGGATATAAAAGAAAAACTGAAAGGCCGGCGCATTACACAGCCGCAAACCTCGATTAATTATCCGCTGACGTAATCGTCCACAACACCTGAACAGAGGAGACACGGCACTCACTCGACGCGCATGCGCTttgccagcggcagctcctccttccGGCCTTCATCGTGATGCACGAACGGGGGCAGCGAGGTAAGCACGTTCGGAGCAAGACCGCGGATGACGTAGTCGATGTAGTACGTGCGTCGAAGCAGGtcgtgctggcgctggctgtgcttgcgcgtgtAAGCCAACAGCGGCTCGATCAGCGACGCCATCGACGGCACCTGTGCGACGGCCTCGAAGTGGCGTGAGGAGATGAGTACATAGAGCACCAGAGTAGCCACCATGCAGTGACGGCTGTTCGTGATCCACTCTCGCGTGtactgcagcagccgcgtcatCTGCTCCGCGTCAAGGGCGGGCAGAAGCTCGCCGCGAAGCGTGTTCTCGCACTGGCGCGCGTCCTtggcgcaccagcgcacgaGCACTTGGCGGAGATGACGCGGGTGACTCAGCCGTAGGGCCAGCATAAAAGCCTCTGAGAACTCGCCATTCCGAAGGGCGTTGGAGAGCGCCTGCTCCTGCAGGATCATCGTGTGCCGGTCCTCCTTGACGCGGgccacctcctcggcggtgTAGTCCTCGGTCGCGATCAacacgccgtcggcggcgccggagTAGAAGATCGTCTCACCCGAGGAGGggcgctcctccaccgccaaGGCCCATATCTTCTccgtgtgcgcctccgccgcccaGACCGACTCCGAGGACGCGATggcccacacacgcagcacgCCCTCCGCGTTGGTCGTCACAATCTGCGTGCCGTTGTTGAAGAAGCTCAGCTGCAGTACCGACGTGCGGTCCACCTGCATCGCCTTCAAGCACGTCAGCGACACCAGCGACCACAGCCGCACCGACCCGTCATTCGACGCCGATGCCAGGACGCGATCGACCGGCGAGAAGGCGAGGGATGTGATGCCACGCCGATGCCCCTTCAAGGAGGCCTCGCGGTACATCTTCTTGCCTGTGATGTTCCACACATTCACCGACTTATCCTTGCCCCCAGTCGCGACGTACTGGTCGTTGGGCGCAACAGCCACGGTGTAGATGGGGCCCGCATGGGCCGCGTTCACGCCGCTCCGGTGCTGTATCTCCTCCACACGGGACCGCGACTGCTTTGCCGACGCACGCCCCGCCAGAGGGACGCCGATGTCCCACAAGCGCAGATTCTCGTCGCTGGAGacagagaagagcagcaggtaggtgtctgtctgcctcCCGTTAAAGGACAGCGATGTCACCTCCGCTGTGTGCCCGCCAACACCGCGCACGACGGTCTCGCACCTCTCGGTCgaccacacgcgcacctccttGTCCTTGGCCCCGGTGGCGATCCACGCCCCGTCACTGctcacggcgcagcagagcaccACGTCACTGTGGCCGCGCAGAGTCTGCGAGGAGACGCAACCGTCTGAAGCGTACAGGCGCACATCTTTGCTGTTGGTTACCACagcccggtgcagcggcgaggccTCAGGGAACAGCTTCACGTCGAGCAGCTGATCCAGAAAGCCGACAACCGTGCGGGTCACCTCGTACTGGCTGCGCTCCGTCGATGAAGGGCGCAGGTACTGAATGTTGAATCCCGCGTCACCAACGtacaaggaggaggtgtccggcgcgtgcggcgcgtCGTGCACCACCAATccgcgcaggcggcgcatgCCCGTGCCCTTTGGCTTGCCGGCCACGACCAGAGACCGCACAAACGCTTCCTCGGCGCTGTCCTCGGCGTCCGCGGCCGGCGGCTTTGGAAGCCGGCGCACAACCTGTACCGCCTCGGCCTCGCTCACGCGGTAGGTGGAGACCACGCCGTCCATCGCGCCAACGTGAAGTAGCCCGGCGCTCTCGAAGGCGGCGCTCGACACGTGCTCTTTCACCACAAtcgcgcgcacctcctgcagctccgtcgACTTGCGGTTCTCGCTGAACATCATCTTGTTCAGAGCGAGACGGCGATCCCTGGCGATAGAGTAGACGTGTGTGAGCGCGTCGTTGAAGACCATGGACTCGACCGCCTGCACGTGCGGCCGCCCGGCCGCCACTATCCGCTTCGTCACAAAGTCGAAGACGGTGACGTGTCCCTCAAAGGAGCCGACGGCGAGGTAGGCCTCGCTGGGGTCGAGGCAGACGCTCTGCACCAGCGAGCTGTGGGCGCACACCAAGTTGTGCGTGAGGTGATGATGAAAAACGTTCCACACCTTCACGCTGCCATCCGTGGCACCCGAAACGAGGTAGGTGCCACTCTGGGAGAAGTGCACGACCGAGAtggcgtgctgcgccgccgtccagTTCCGCTGCAGCTCGATCGAGTACTGTACAAGAGTCCCGGTAGCGGTTTCCGTGCCGACTACATCCGCATCACCGCCTTTCGCCTCTGCAGCGTTGCCTTCTTCAGAACCGGTGTCTGCACCGGCACCCTTCTCCCCtgaaggagaggacgagggtGAGGCCGGCGACTCAACGCGGGCGTCAACGCGCAGCACGTAGACCTGCAGAGAGCGCGTGCCAACCGCAACGTAGCTGCCAGCAGGTGCAGCGAGCACCCTGTCGTCCTGAGAGGTGGCCGCCTCGCTTGAGGACGGCACCACGGATGGCACGGCTACCTTCTTCTCCGCTTGGACGGCGTTGTCCTCGTCCCCCTCGTTCAGCTTGACTGTCTTGCCGGCCCTGGCCTTTTTCTTGGGAGACTTCTTCGCCGTGGCCGACTTCTCCgccgcgctggcgtcgcgctTCGtccccgcctctccctcatcTACGCCTGCGGCGTCTTTGCCGTCGTCATCCGACGCCTCGGGCACCGTCACGGCGTCAATGTGGAGAATCACATCCTCTACTGGCAGCGTGTACCTGCATAGCACCTCGCCACTTGTTGCCCGCACGACGTTCACGGTGTCGCCGCACGCCATGATGAGGCATTCCTCTAGAGCGGCCGACGTGGAAAGTGCAgacgaggcagcggaggctgACACTGGAAGCGCAAGAGAAGCCAACGCGCCGCCACTGAAGATAGGCTCCTGCGTCCATCGCGTGCGGAAGCAGTTCTTCCCTTCCATTTTTGATACCAACGGTAGAGAGATGGGGAGCTGAGGTGGTGCAAAGAAGCAagctggcgcgcgcgcaccactAGACCCACACACGGGGTAAGGGGCCAACACAGAAAACAGGAGAGCTAAAGTGTGTGCAGCAGTGACTGCGGGGGGGGATGTGGAGAGAAATGATACGAGGACGTCAGCGCCTGCAACAGACGATGCGAGTTCCAGTTTCGGGCCCCACACCAATGGCGTGAGTGGCTCTAGCAGGCGAGGGTGGGAGGAAAGCGGATGTAGTAGACAGCATGGAGACGCACGCccgcacgcatgcatgcaccaAAACACAGGGAAGACAAGGAGTTGGACACACGAGAAGGCGGTGTACGCGAAAAGGgagtgcgcatgtgtgctcCCGGCGTGTTTAGGCGCAGAGGCACGTAACGACGTGGTGTCGACAGGAGCTTTCTCGGCTTAGGCCCGCACGAATAGGCGAGTCCCGACGAGTGAAAAGTACCCCTCGTGGCGGATAGACAGCGCGTCATCAACTGTGCCAccaacgccaccaccacctctctctcccctctccccatgcCCTCGTCACtcctgcatgtgtgcctctAAAAACAGCGTGCACCGCTAAGGTTCATCTTTCGTCgtcgagagagagcgcgggATGGCATTGACCCTGCATCAATTCAAACAGCCTTTACGGAACATATCATACAGCGGAggccgccccgccccgccagtGGGCGGACGGGAGGGCCACGCCGCCTTTGCTGGCCTCCCCTTTGTTTTTCAACGCCGGCTacggacacacacaagcaaacACCTGAATGCGGACACAACGACGAAGAGCAGAAGATTGCAGGACAGCAAGGCTGTGCCGACCACTGGGTACGCAGCTCTCCGCCCTACTCTGGCGGCGTATTCTTCAGTCCCAGTCCGCGTGTGGCTCATCCTCGAGCCCCTCCAGCATGCCAGGAAGTAGCTCATCGATTTGGGAGATGTTCACcgtgccagcgccgcggccgcgcaACGCCCGCTCCATCGCCGTTGGTATGTCGACCGCGGGCTCCGCAATaacgctgcgccggcgccgcttcgaggctcgcgcctcctccagctttTGGATTTCCTCATCCGTCCGTGCACGCCCGCGCTTCCATTTTTCGCCGTAAAGGGAGACGCCGATGCGCTCGCGTCGGAGGCGCTCCTCGTTGTCCAGCACGAGGTAGGGCAGGATGTCCGTGCAGTCATCTTCCTCGACCCGCGGTAGTACGAGGAACTCCCACGGCAGGGCGTGTCGCCGCTCGCGGTCGTACAGGATCTCCTCCAGCGCTAGACGGACCCCCTCGTCGTCGCGGTCAAAGAACCCGAATGGATCCTCCTCTGCAGGGGTTCCCGGCAGagggctgccgccgcgtagCTGCGAGAGCCCGCAGCTGAAGGACTGGTTCTGAGTAGGGTGACTGACAGACGgggccaccgcggcgcctCCAGAGCTACCACCAACCCCATTGGCGTCATCCTCGTCAGCAAAGTCGAAGTCGCTGCGCAGGTGCATCACTTCCGCATTGCTGTTTAGCAACCGCGTGTACTCATCCGTCAtccaccgcagctgctcctgcgaATCCATCGCGGCGGCCCCAACGGCGGCCGACGCAGAGTGCATGCCTCCGTCGTCGGCGTACCCCACCGCTGGCGACGTCTTTGCGAGCGAGGACGCCAACGACTCTTCAGGCAGCAGATAAAGAGGAATACCAGTGGATGACACATCCGCATCGTTCAGCAGCCCCGCGGCTGCCCCCTGCCGCATGCCACCCATGCTGCCCcccgcgtcgctgccgttctGAAGAGACGCCTCGCGCTtgatgaggaggcggtgctccTCCCTCTTAACActgcgcgccacctcctctaGCGGGATGGGCTTCGTGTGCGGCAGACCCAAtatgtgcagctgctgtgtcGGCGACAGCCCTTTCAGATCCAAAttctcctccagcggcgTGATGCCCTCCAGCTCGCAGTGCTTCATGATGAACCGGCGCCACTTGTCACACCGCTCCGGCGTTGCGGGCTGCGACGTCTTCGCCTCGGAGACAAGCTCGTAGAAGATGGCCGACAGCTCCCGCATACTCGCGTGgacgtcctcctcggtggATTTGCGGCTCGAGTCGTTGAAGGCTGGCGGCAAGGTCTCGTGCGATGGCTGATAGTCGTCGATGTTCTCCAGACGCGCCGTTGGTGTCGCCGCAAACTCGGTCAGTCGCTTGCCGATTGTGTTGGACGTGAGTCGCACCATCCCGCACACCTGCTCCGGGGTGCGTGAAATGCCAAAAACGTAGCACGCCACGAgcaaagcagcagcgcacacacccatCGGTCGCCTGCCACAGCTAATCCAGTCATCCTGcatggcgcgcagcaccttgAGAGCGCACACAACCACGTCCGTCGTCTGCGGTCCGAGGTCCATCTGTTCGGCAAACCGCTGCACGTAGCACGACGGGTCGATCACGGGCACCTCGGTGTGGGTGGCGTGGCAGATGTACTTCATCTGCGATAAGATCGTGTGCGGGTCCTCGCCGTTGAGCTCGGAGAAGTCGTAGATGACGTGCGACGTACGCTCACGCCGGCATGCCGCGTACAGGCAGGCGCATAGCACACTTGGCCGTGTGCCGGAGACTGCGTTCAGGTTGAGCGCCACCTTGTATATGCCGAGGGCACGCTCCACCGTATCTTCGCTGATCTCGAGCTGCCGGCTGATGTTCAGCATCTCTCGGCGGGCTTTGTCGATGGTGGGGCGGGAGTGAGAGTGGATCATGCTCGTGTTGGTGCCTTTGTACGAGGTGGCGGGGCGGAAGCTGCCGGCAAGACCGcgaaggccgccgccgctggccgGCTGTCGACCGCCCTGGGCGAAGATAGGGTCTAGCTCGTACTGGTCGCTCATGACGACATCGCCGCAGATGGTGCACGTCGTGCGCCCATTTTGCCGATCTACGAAGAGGGCAGAGGTGGGATGGGTGCAGCTCGACATGGCGAAGAGTCAAGCGCTCCGAAGCAGTAGGAAAAGGTAAGACGCCGCCCacactgcgccgccacccgcaGCAACACCTCCGATGGGgagcaaaagaaaaacgcgGACACGATTCCTGAGCAGAGAGACAGGGTCGTCACgtccgcagccgctgcgcggtCACCCGCAAGAGGACGAGACGCTGCCGACGGCCGTTGCCGCAgtcgcggtggtgggcgCGCCAGTGACCGCACGGGATACGCGTGAAGGGTCGAAAGCAGGGAAGAGCGGAGAAGAGGATGGAAACAAACAGGCAGAGAGTCTGGGCAGCTGCGGCTATCGGTGGCGCACCGCTCGAGCTCCACTGCGCTAGATGCACGTTCGCCAAACCGAACCCTTTGAGAGCGCACAGAAAAGATGAGGCAGGGAGTttggggaaggagggaggaggaaacgCCTTCGGTGATCCTCATGCACCGGGCCGCGACTGCACTCTCCCCGCTTTCGTGACGAGAGAAGAAGGAAGGGGGGCGCCAGTCGACGTGCGGCGTCTGGTCACACGCGGTGAGGTGAAGAGTGCGAGAACGAGAATATGGCGAGCAACGGATCAGCCCAATATGAAAGAGGGCGACACATATGCTACCATGTGACGAGAAACACGCCTACAAGAGGGGTGTGGGACACAGCCCATTGTGCCCGGCTGTCTgcgcctgtgtctgtgtgtttcTCGCGACGGATGGCCGTCGCAGGTGAAAGTAAGCACCGTCTGCGCTTGAGTCGACACACGACACGACGAGCattctttctcttctcccctccctcatgCCGGTTGTTGCACTCCGCGATGCCCACCCCTACCCCACCAGGGCtcctctgcgccgcttctCGTCGTCAGAGGCGCCGATGTGTGCCGTGCCACAAAGGCGTTTGCCGAGAAGTTTACAGAGGCGCATGTCCTCGTCAGCTTCAGTCCTTTTGTATTCGTTGCTGCCTCGACAAGGAAGAGCGGGTGTCGTGCGCTTGCATTGCCACGAGGCcccccgcccacacacacacacacacaagctcACATCCGTTGTCAGAACCTCTGAAAAGCTGTGAAGACGCCCCACCTGAGACGCTGGAGGCGGGGGAGAAGGAAGCGCACGCCAcgtgctgcacacacacattacACCTCAGGAGTTTGAGAGTCCGCCTGGGGCGATGAAGGCTTGAAAAACAAAGCGAAACCGCTCTGGCGCCAGCTCGCGCTCCGTCACCTGCTGTGCGCGCAGACAGATGGCCTCCAACTTGCCGTAGAAGGTGAACATGTACGCTGGGCGATCGAAGaacacctccaccaccacctccgtcgTGCCTGACTCCTTGCGGGTCCAGCCCAGCACGCGATGCCGCATGCAGTGCGGGATTTCGTGCGGGAGTAGCTCCATGAAGGTCTGGCGCAGAAGCTCCGCcacgcgctgcggtggaTTCAAATCCGTAGCCTCGCGGCGGTAGTGCTCCCACGCCCCCGGCTTTGCGTACTGACAGAGGCAGTCCTTCAGCTCCACCAGTCCACTGCCGCCCTTGACGCTTACCTCGTGCGTCGCAGCAGTCGGCAACCCGAGAGACTCAAGGTCGGTGCGCATGGCAAAGTACAGCTCACGATGGCGCGGCGTCTGAACCTTGTCCATCATCGTCATGGCGATCACCACGGGTAGTTCGCggccggcagcgcggcgtaCCACCTCCGTCGCGACCACCTTGTGCTCCTTCTCGACAAATCCCACGCCGACAGGGAGCGCCAGGACAACGAGGTCCGCCACGAAGAGAGCATCGTATGCCTTAGCTGTGCCGGAGGCGAACttgcgccgcacgcgctgcgtATCACGAGGCACAATGCCCGGTgtgtcgaggaggagcaacTGCGTGTCGTGCACCGTGGCAACCGCCTTTGTCCAATCCTTGGTGCTGCCGTAGCGGTTGCTGACGGCACCCACATTGCTGAGCGCCAGGGAATTCACGAGGGACGTCTTTCCTGCGTTTTGAGGCCCGAGGAAAGCAACGTGCAGAACGAGCGGATTAGCGGGCTGCTGCACTGACTCGAGACTCTCTTTCGCAGCAGAAGAGCTCAGCCCGGGCgcgaccgcagcagcagcgaggggtGGGAACGCCTCCTCTACGGGCGTGTAGCGGCGCTCCTTGTAGACTCGCTGGAAGCGTTTCGCCACTGCATCgacgccctcctccttgttCTCGGAGAGCACTGACACAATGCGCTGTTCCCACCGGCGACGGCTCTGCAACGACGTGCGGCACACCAGCGAGCGCGTCAGCATCATATAGACCGCCAAGAGAAAACACAAGGGGTGAAAAGACGTACGATGACAGAGTGAAGTTAgcttgtatgtgtgtatgtgtgcgtatgtgtgcgtatgtgtgtgtgtgtgtgtgtgtgtgtgtgcaacaCAGGCAGAGGAGACGTACGAGAGTATGCACAGGCAGGCATGTGATGCATCGAGGAGAACAGGGAGAAACAATgccaagacacacacagagacacgcagGCGAACGTCTCCTTCCCCGCGCCC
Protein-coding sequences here:
- a CDS encoding putative transcription factor — its product is MSSCTHPTSALFVDRQNGRTTCTICGDVVMSDQYELDPIFAQGGRQPASGGGLRGLAGSFRPATSYKGTNTSMIHSHSRPTIDKARREMLNISRQLEISEDTVERALGIYKVALNLNAVSGTRPSVLCACLYAACRRERTSHVIYDFSELNGEDPHTILSQMKYICHATHTEVPVIDPSCYVQRFAEQMDLGPQTTDVVVCALKVLRAMQDDWISCGRRPMGVCAAALLVACYVFGISRTPEQVCGMVRLTSNTIGKRLTEFAATPTARLENIDDYQPSHETLPPAFNDSSRKSTEEDVHASMRELSAIFYELVSEAKTSQPATPERCDKWRRFIMKHCELEGITPLEENLDLKGLSPTQQLHILGLPHTKPIPLEEVARSVKREEHRLLIKREASLQNGSDAGGSMGGMRQGAAAGLLNDADVSSTGIPLYLLPEESLASSLAKTSPAVGYADDGGMHSASAAVGAAAMDSQEQLRWMTDEYTRLLNSNAEVMHLRSDFDFADEDDANGVGGSSGGAAVAPSVSHPTQNQSFSCGLSQLRGGSPLPGTPAEEDPFGFFDRDDEGVRLALEEILYDRERRHALPWEFLVLPRVEEDDCTDILPYLVLDNEERLRRERIGVSLYGEKWKRGRARTDEEIQKLEEARASKRRRRSVIAEPAVDIPTAMERALRGRGAGTVNISQIDELLPGMLEGLEDEPHADWD